A genomic region of Cherax quadricarinatus isolate ZL_2023a chromosome 42, ASM3850222v1, whole genome shotgun sequence contains the following coding sequences:
- the LOC128695642 gene encoding H/ACA ribonucleoprotein complex non-core subunit NAF1 codes for MRLVVSIVLMVVVMAAARAAPHTQPQPGHAQPQPGHAQPHRTPERNAVREASAESSEESGESSSSSEEDTSSSSSEEDTTSSSEELVSTSPKSSEESQKVPTREVGDPEAE; via the exons ATGAG ATTAGTTGTCTCcatagtgttgatggttgtggtgatggccgCCGCCCGCGCTGCTcctcacacacaacctcagcCTGGGCACGCACAACCTCAGCCTGGGCACGCACAACCTCACCGCACCCCCGAGAG GAACGCTGTGAGGGAGGCTTCAGCGGAGTCCTCGGAGGAGTCCGGAGAGTCATCCTCATCCTCTGAAGAGGAcacctcttcctcatcttctgAAGAGgacaccacctcctcctcagaaGAATTAGTTAGCACTTCACCTAAGTCTTCAGAGGAGTCACAGAAGGTGCCAACTCGTGAAGTGGGAGATCCTGAAGCTGAATAA